In Acinetobacter sp. TGL-Y2, a genomic segment contains:
- a CDS encoding DNA gyrase inhibitor YacG, translating to MSKNFPCPRCGLPSTWTDNEFRPFCSERCKLIDLGAWANDEYTLPTEDSPHENEMPDQY from the coding sequence ATGTCTAAAAATTTTCCTTGTCCACGATGTGGTCTTCCAAGTACATGGACTGATAATGAATTTCGACCATTTTGTTCTGAGCGATGCAAACTGATTGACCTAGGTGCTTGGGCAAACGATGAATATACCTTGCCGACTGAAGACTCTCCGCATGAAAATGAGATGCCCGACCAGTATTAG
- a CDS encoding MBL fold metallo-hydrolase, which yields MLQVKIVPVTAFAQNCSIVWDNETKEAILIDAGGEPEKLKKHIDELGLKVKALWLTHGHLDHAGAVGALVKEWNVPVIGPHKEDAFWLDMIQEVSARYGFPIPEPVIVNQWLEGGEVLSLGSEQFEVRFAPGHTPGHVMFYNQNYGLLWTGDVLFKGSIGRTDFPKGNHEQLLDSIRRECFTLPDETQFISGHGPISTIGHEKQFNPFVASRAG from the coding sequence ATGCTTCAAGTTAAAATTGTTCCGGTTACTGCCTTTGCGCAAAATTGTTCTATTGTTTGGGATAATGAAACGAAAGAAGCGATATTAATCGATGCCGGTGGTGAGCCTGAAAAATTAAAAAAGCACATTGATGAGCTGGGTTTAAAAGTGAAGGCATTGTGGCTGACCCATGGACATTTAGATCATGCGGGTGCTGTGGGTGCATTGGTAAAAGAATGGAATGTACCTGTTATTGGACCACATAAAGAAGATGCTTTCTGGCTCGATATGATTCAAGAGGTATCAGCACGTTATGGTTTTCCGATACCGGAACCTGTCATTGTCAATCAATGGCTAGAAGGTGGTGAGGTGTTAAGTTTAGGAAGTGAGCAGTTTGAGGTTCGCTTTGCACCCGGACATACCCCAGGGCATGTGATGTTCTACAATCAAAATTATGGCTTACTTTGGACAGGGGATGTTCTGTTTAAGGGTTCGATTGGTCGTACCGATTTTCCAAAAGGAAACCACGAGCAGCTTCTTGATTCAATTCGAAGAGAATGTTTTACTTTACCTGATGAAACTCAATTTATCTCCGGACATGGACCGATCAGTACCATTGGTCACGAAAAGCAATTTAATCCTTTTGTGGCTAGTCGAGCAGGCTAA
- the hemH gene encoding ferrochelatase: MSESKPKVTVILANLGTPDAPTVPAVRAFLKQFLSDQRVIEIPPLLWKIILHCFVLPFRPKYVSKAYAEVWNTDSPMREILFKQVALVQKKLQPYQSDFDLNIVSAMTYGNPGITSVLEMLTQNPQDHIVLIPLFPQYSATSTAPLYDAVSKWILKQRNLPGLSIQRDYYQHPQFIQALKHSVLQYQTIHGKPEKLLMSFHGIPQPYADKGDPYADRCHVTAQKVAQALGLNDDEWAISFQSRFGKQEWIKPYTDVLLTEWGKQGVKSVQVLSPAFSADCLETLEELAVENAETFKAAGGQDYTYIPALNTDELHIQLLTQLIQVQLDALKFTLQSAQH; the protein is encoded by the coding sequence ATGTCCGAATCCAAACCGAAAGTGACCGTCATTCTTGCAAATCTTGGGACACCGGATGCACCTACGGTTCCGGCAGTTCGTGCTTTTCTAAAACAATTTTTATCTGATCAACGTGTAATCGAGATTCCACCCCTGTTGTGGAAAATTATTCTCCACTGTTTTGTGCTTCCATTTCGCCCGAAATACGTATCTAAGGCCTATGCTGAAGTTTGGAATACAGACTCACCCATGCGTGAGATTTTATTTAAACAAGTCGCTCTAGTCCAAAAAAAATTACAGCCCTATCAATCGGATTTTGATCTGAACATCGTGTCTGCCATGACCTATGGAAATCCTGGCATTACTTCAGTGCTTGAGATGCTGACTCAGAACCCACAAGATCATATCGTGCTCATACCACTGTTTCCCCAGTATTCAGCGACCTCGACTGCGCCTTTATATGATGCTGTTTCAAAATGGATACTGAAACAACGTAATCTGCCTGGTCTAAGCATTCAGCGCGATTATTACCAGCATCCGCAGTTTATTCAAGCGCTTAAACACAGTGTTTTACAATATCAAACGATACATGGGAAACCTGAAAAATTATTAATGTCTTTTCACGGCATTCCACAGCCTTATGCAGACAAAGGTGATCCCTATGCAGATCGTTGTCATGTTACTGCGCAAAAGGTTGCCCAAGCTTTGGGCTTAAATGACGATGAATGGGCAATCAGCTTTCAGTCCAGATTTGGTAAACAAGAGTGGATTAAACCCTATACAGATGTGTTATTAACAGAATGGGGTAAACAGGGGGTTAAATCAGTTCAAGTTTTGAGTCCTGCATTTTCAGCGGACTGTTTGGAAACGCTGGAAGAGTTGGCTGTGGAAAATGCAGAAACCTTCAAGGCTGCTGGCGGTCAAGACTATACTTATATTCCAGCTTTAAATACCGATGAACTGCATATTCAATTGCTCACTCAATTGATTCAAGTCCAACTTGATGCTTTAAAATTTACGCTTCAATCAGCTCAGCACTAA